One Planctomycetia bacterium genomic window, CGACGAGGTCGCGAACGCCGTATCGCCCGATGAGATCTTGCTCCGTGGTTCCCGTGTCACTGGCCGCCAGCTCCGTCAAAATGCGAACTCGCAGCGAGGCGATCGCTACGTTGACGAAGTTGATGTAGCAATAGGCGAGGCCTCCGTAGGTAAGCCAGGCCGTGCCGAGGGAGCCGATGCGATCGAGTAGGCGCACGCTCGGCGCTGCCGTAGCGATCGCCGCGAGCGCAGTACAGACCAGTCCTCCGACGAGGAACGAAACGATAAACGCGCCGAGCGTCCGCGTGCCGCGCGTGAGGTTGGCGGCGGCCATATGCACGATGCCGCAGCAGATGAGTCCTACGATGGGAGCGGCCGGCAACTCGATCTCGTTCACGATTAGCCCCCGACCTGCAGATGGTAGAGACGCCGGACCAGACGATAGAGCGAGGCGACCCCGCGTCCTTGCTCGGTAATGGTGAGGCGGTCTCCTTGCAAACGGAGATAGCCGGTATCGACGAGCGATTTCAACCTCGCGCCGATCACGAAGTCGTCGTCGAAGAGGTTCTGAATGTCTGCTTGAGACCGTCCCTTTTCGCCCGCTCGGGCCAGCGCCAGGGCGATCGTCAGCGTAGCGCTGTCGCTCTCGATCGCCGTGTAGGTGACGATGTACGCAAGCGAGAGGGCGACATGGCATAGCAGCGCCGACACCAGGCCCGACCATCCCCCGAACAGACTCGGCGACACTCCACACAGAGCGCCGGCCACCGCGGCCACGGCCGGAACGACGACGAGAAAAAGAGTTGCCAGCGCAACATAAGGACGCCGCGGCCGATGCAACCGCCACACGACGACATGCAGCGCAAACGCCGCCGAGAACAAACCGACGCCTAGTAAAAAAGTCGCCATGCGAGGCCGAGTCTCTCCGCTAATAAATGGACTTCAATGATTTCGCCGGCAACGCTCGGGCACGATGCGCGGCGCAGATTTGCAGTAGCACTTCGTTCGGATCGGTAAATGCGAACCGCAGTTCGTTGGTGGCTCGCCAGGATCGAAGGACCGTTCGTAGGGGGCGTTTCGCTGCACCCGCGATTTGCTCAAGGCGACACGGGGAGACTTGCGCGTCGTCGATCTGTAGCGCTGCGGCGACTTGGCGGATCAATTCATAGCGAGATGTTGCCGGAGGGGCGGCCGCATGAATCAGTCCGCGCATTCTATGCGCGATGGCCGCGTCGATCAGCCGAGCGACGTCGTCGACGTAGATCATGCTAAAGCATTGGTCGATCGCGGCGCGGTATTCGCAACCCGCCAGGAGTCGCGAGCAGGCTTCGTCGAGAATGCAGCCGCCGCCGACCGCCTCGGTGACGACGCGCGCTAGCCGCACCGTAAGATGGGGTCGGCCGCACGCCGTCAGAAACCTTTCGACTTCCACCTTTTGCCGGCCGTATTCATTGATCGGGCACACGGCCGATGTCTCGTCGTAGTAGCTGTGGGTCTCGGACGCGTGGGTCGTGCCGTCGAAAACATAATCGGACGACAAGAACACCGGCACGACGTCGGCGGCCAAAAGGCGCTCGAGCAGCGTGATCGTGCCGTCGACGTTTACCGCCCTCGTGGCCTGCGGAAATTGCTCGCATTCGTCGGCCTTCGTGATGCCGGCCGACACGACCCCGAACGAATACCGCGACTCCGGCAATCGCAACGAGCCGACGTCCGCCGTTCGTAAATCGAACGGCAGGAATTCGCCGTCGGCATTCGCACGGCGACTCGTGGCCGCAACCATTGCGTGCGTCTGCCGAAAACAGGCGGCGAGGCGCCGCCCGACCGTGCCCGTTGCTCCGACCACTAAGACGCGATCGTGCGGCGCATCGCGATCGAGAGTGGTTGGTTGCATCCGAGTTGCCGCGCGAACGTAAGGGAGATCGTCGTCGAAGTCCGTGTCGACTTTCGAGCCGACACGGCGACCAGTA contains:
- a CDS encoding sugar nucleotide-binding protein → MQPTTLDRDAPHDRVLVVGATGTVGRRLAACFRQTHAMVAATSRRANADGEFLPFDLRTADVGSLRLPESRYSFGVVSAGITKADECEQFPQATRAVNVDGTITLLERLLAADVVPVFLSSDYVFDGTTHASETHSYYDETSAVCPINEYGRQKVEVERFLTACGRPHLTVRLARVVTEAVGGGCILDEACSRLLAGCEYRAAIDQCFSMIYVDDVARLIDAAIAHRMRGLIHAAAPPATSRYELIRQVAAALQIDDAQVSPCRLEQIAGAAKRPLRTVLRSWRATNELRFAFTDPNEVLLQICAAHRARALPAKSLKSIY